From the genome of Streptomyces sp. WZ-12:
ATTTGGTGAACCCATTGTACGCCTCAGCCTTATTCGTCGCCCTGCTGATCTGCTCGCGAAGTGAGGGTTCCGACAGATAGCGCAGGAGCACGATGGTGCGGACGGCACGTCCGACCTCGCGGAACACCTTGTAGATCTGGTTCTTGCGTGACCGGTTGTTCAATCGGCGCAGCAGCGTCACCGAGGAGACAGTGCCCTCCTTCACCGACAGGGCGACCTGGATGAGGTCGGGCCAGTGATTCTCGATCAGTGGCCAGTCAATGGCGGTGCGTGGGTCGGTGGAGAACAGCGGGTCGATGTGCTGGTAGCGCAGGCCAGGGTCAGGGCGGTGGAAGGTGAGATCGTGGAAGTTGCGGATCCTGGGGAGCAGGTCGATTCCGAGGGTGTGGGCGAGTCCGAAGACGGGGAACGACTGGCCTTGCGTATCTGCATGCACCGTGCTGGGCTGCACGTCCGATTCGTTGGCGAGCATCGCGTCGATCAGATAGACGGCCTCCCAGGCCCCGCAGGGTATGAACCGGGAGAAGAGCGCGATGTAGGTGTCGGCGACAAGATGGTACGCGATTCCGCCGAAACCCCCGTACCGGATGGACGTTTCGGCGAGGAGGTTGTCGATGACGGTGTCCATCATCGTGCCGTCCACCGCCGCCACCGACCCGTCACCCCACGCGGCGGTGAGCTCGAGGTCGGTGTAGGTGCTGATGACGTCGGCGCCAGCTTTGCCGAGGGTGCGGGTGGTGAAGTGGCGCTGGGCGATCGCGCCGAGTTCGTGGGCGGTGACGGCACCGCGCATATGGCGGGCGGCCTGCGCGGGGCCGAGGTTGCAGCCGTAGGTGAACGCGGTGATCACATAGCGGGACAGCGGATCCTTCAGTTTCGGGTCCGACCCCGACAGCGGCCCCGGCCGGTGCCACCACCCCGTCCAGTGCGCCGCCCGCGCCAGATGTTCCAGCGCCGAGCGCGCCGGCAGCCGCCTCGACAGCTCGGCATCTACCGCCTCCGCGGACGCGGTACGGTCCGTGCCCTTGCGCGCCTTGAGCGAGGGCACCCCCGTCAGCGGATCGACGGTCAGATCGGCGTTGTCGGGGTAGCCGTCGTCCACCTCCTGGGCCACCTCGGTGAGCTGCTGCCTGAGGCGGGCGGTGAAGCCAGCAGCGGTGGGCGGCAGTCCGGCCTCCACGCAGAACGCCGCGAGCCTGGGCACGCACTCGTCCCAGGGCAGGAGCATGGTCGTCCAGTCGCCGTACTCCTCACAGCCCACCACCGCGATGTCCCCGCACCGCAGATCCTCCACCAGGTAGGTGAAGACCATCGTCTCGAAGTGCCGGCGCACCAGCTGCCCGGGGACATCCTTGGCGTAGACAGTCTTCAGCCAGTTCTTCGACGCGAACGACAAATCCAACGCCCGCGGAGCCTCGTCCGCTGCCTCGCAAAGGGCGGTGGGTGGCGGGGTGTCGGGGATCAGCGGACAGGTCAGGTTCTGGTGCGCGAGCGCGTGCTCCAGCGCGTCCAGCACCCTGCGGTCCTGCGAGGTCGCCACGAACGTGAGCCTGCGCGCTAGCTTGAACATCGTCGGCCGGTCCGGGCGGAAGAACCGCTCCACCAGCGGCGTGAAATTGTTCCCGTGATGCGCGGCGAGGGCCTCGATCTGGCCGAGCTGCGCATCGAAGCCGCCCGCCCGCTTCACCGCCTCCCGCGCCAGCTTCAGAGCCAGGACGTCATCGAGCGAGCCTGCGGTGCTACCGTCCCCGTTGCCGACGGGGTCTTTCAGCGCGGCCAGGACGTCCCGGTAGGCGGCGATCAGCTGCTCGGTGACCTCCTTCTGCCGCTTCTCGATCTCCGCGAGCTCCTCCTCCGCCCGCTTGAGGTGCCGGGCCATGCGCTTGCACAGCATCGTCACGAACTCATCCCGCGCCCGCGAGCGCAGCTCCGCGACCAGACAGGCCAGCATCGCCGTGCGGCGCGGCTCGGCGATGTCCTTCATCTCCCCCACACTCAAAACGCGTGCCTGCGCAGCCAGCGACGCCGCCTTCGCCGACGCCGTCTTGCCCACCCACCAGCCGGAATCCCCCAGAGCATCCAGGCGTTCCATGCGTTCGGCGTGCGCGCGGAACTTGGACCACGTCGCCCGCCGCCCCGGCTCCTTCAGACTGTCGAAGACGCTGCGGCGCTCACCATCGGCCACCTCCAGCAGAGCAGCGAGACGGATACGGGCCGCCTCGCTCATCCGGGACACGATCCCCGCACAGATCTCCCCCTCCACCCGGGTCCGGATAGC
Proteins encoded in this window:
- a CDS encoding Tn3 family transposase — encoded protein: MERTAYPRFKRIISERELREFFTVAPEERVWVEGRARWPGHRLALAVMLKSCARLGYFPPLETVPQPVVAHVRSGLGLGDAVLAETGSPRTAKHHRTWVRERLGLVRDPVRAREVAARAMTAAAPVKAHSADLVNVALEELVRAGLELPGFSTLDRMAAAIRTRVEGEICAGIVSRMSEAARIRLAALLEVADGERRSVFDSLKEPGRRATWSKFRAHAERMERLDALGDSGWWVGKTASAKAASLAAQARVLSVGEMKDIAEPRRTAMLACLVAELRSRARDEFVTMLCKRMARHLKRAEEELAEIEKRQKEVTEQLIAAYRDVLAALKDPVGNGDGSTAGSLDDVLALKLAREAVKRAGGFDAQLGQIEALAAHHGNNFTPLVERFFRPDRPTMFKLARRLTFVATSQDRRVLDALEHALAHQNLTCPLIPDTPPPTALCEAADEAPRALDLSFASKNWLKTVYAKDVPGQLVRRHFETMVFTYLVEDLRCGDIAVVGCEEYGDWTTMLLPWDECVPRLAAFCVEAGLPPTAAGFTARLRQQLTEVAQEVDDGYPDNADLTVDPLTGVPSLKARKGTDRTASAEAVDAELSRRLPARSALEHLARAAHWTGWWHRPGPLSGSDPKLKDPLSRYVITAFTYGCNLGPAQAARHMRGAVTAHELGAIAQRHFTTRTLGKAGADVISTYTDLELTAAWGDGSVAAVDGTMMDTVIDNLLAETSIRYGGFGGIAYHLVADTYIALFSRFIPCGAWEAVYLIDAMLANESDVQPSTVHADTQGQSFPVFGLAHTLGIDLLPRIRNFHDLTFHRPDPGLRYQHIDPLFSTDPRTAIDWPLIENHWPDLIQVALSVKEGTVSSVTLLRRLNNRSRKNQIYKVFREVGRAVRTIVLLRYLSEPSLREQISRATNKAEAYNGFTKWLAFGNHGLLSSRDPEQQEKAVKFLDLVASSIIFSTTIDMTGTLRQMVSEGWTVLPEDLAVTSPHRRENVLRFGDYDTDSLHIPPGDYDPTLP